In Gordonia phthalatica, one genomic interval encodes:
- a CDS encoding TetR/AcrR family transcriptional regulator: MADAVPNRLGTATRALLIETAERLFAEQGIDAVSVRSINTAAGQGAAAVYYHFGTKEGLLTAVLTDLGNDVAADITGRLADLAGDPRTPDLEDVVRALATPYLALLQRERVRGMRWIRIVVQLLGDRRAAIAETGQDEVTAALRAQVRRAVPGVARERVDRRWPIAVASFLQSLTRIDDGVPGRGRLSDDELVEFFDDLVAFVAGGAARMLG, translated from the coding sequence ATGGCGGACGCGGTACCCAACCGGCTGGGCACGGCGACGCGCGCCCTGCTCATCGAGACCGCGGAACGGCTGTTCGCCGAGCAGGGGATCGACGCGGTCTCGGTGCGCTCGATCAACACCGCGGCGGGGCAGGGGGCCGCCGCCGTGTACTACCACTTCGGGACCAAGGAGGGACTGCTCACAGCGGTCCTGACGGACCTCGGGAACGATGTCGCCGCCGACATCACCGGGCGCCTCGCCGACCTGGCCGGCGATCCGCGCACCCCCGACCTCGAGGACGTGGTCCGCGCCCTGGCGACGCCGTATCTCGCGCTCCTTCAGCGGGAACGCGTCCGCGGCATGCGGTGGATCCGGATCGTCGTACAGCTGCTCGGCGATCGTCGAGCAGCGATCGCCGAGACCGGACAGGACGAGGTGACGGCGGCACTGCGCGCGCAGGTCCGTCGAGCCGTTCCCGGCGTCGCCCGGGAGCGGGTCGACAGGCGGTGGCCCATCGCGGTCGCGAGCTTCCTGCAGTCGCTCACCCGGATCGACGACGGAGTACCCGGTCGCGGACGGTTGTCGGACGATGAGCTCGTCGAGTTCTTCGACGATCTGGTGGCGTTCGTCGCGGGCGGCGCGGCGCGGATGCTGGGCTGA
- a CDS encoding SGNH/GDSL hydrolase family protein, with translation MRPSANRPAAIVAVIVAVVVTAMVGIVLSTTRGGPAASTASMVTASPDETAVPTYVAMGSSFAAGPGEGPIVDHRCLRTGDNYPSQVARQVGLKLVDVTCSGSTAAELVTGPKKHRKPTRRPQVEAVDRNTKLVTITTGGNDIDFIGRIMTEACVNMRALGLSHCGSGRLIPVPPNPADYARLEQSLIRAVDTIKARGPQARIVLVDYTPVVAVNAPPCELLPLAPWQVDQETQIAREMSAINQRVADRTGALHVVTTQLAPQHSACGPQPWVRGFGKKMVFHPNAAGKAGIADLVVAELRR, from the coding sequence ATGCGTCCCTCCGCGAATCGTCCGGCAGCCATCGTCGCCGTCATCGTCGCGGTGGTCGTGACGGCAATGGTGGGAATCGTGCTCTCGACGACGCGCGGCGGACCCGCCGCCAGCACCGCGTCGATGGTGACGGCGTCGCCTGACGAAACCGCGGTGCCGACCTATGTGGCGATGGGCAGTTCGTTCGCGGCCGGCCCCGGTGAGGGGCCGATCGTCGACCACCGGTGCCTGCGGACCGGCGACAACTATCCGAGCCAAGTGGCGCGGCAGGTCGGACTGAAACTGGTCGACGTGACGTGCTCGGGATCCACGGCCGCCGAACTGGTGACGGGTCCCAAGAAACACCGCAAGCCCACGCGTCGACCGCAGGTGGAGGCTGTCGACCGGAACACGAAGCTGGTCACCATCACCACCGGCGGAAACGACATCGACTTCATCGGGCGGATCATGACCGAGGCCTGCGTCAACATGCGCGCGCTGGGACTCTCGCACTGCGGGTCGGGTCGGCTGATCCCGGTTCCGCCGAACCCCGCCGACTATGCGCGTCTGGAGCAGTCGCTGATCCGGGCCGTCGACACGATCAAGGCGCGCGGCCCGCAGGCGCGGATCGTCCTGGTGGACTACACGCCGGTCGTCGCGGTCAACGCGCCGCCGTGCGAACTGTTGCCGCTGGCACCGTGGCAGGTGGACCAGGAGACGCAGATCGCGCGTGAGATGTCGGCGATCAACCAGCGCGTCGCCGACCGCACCGGCGCCCTGCACGTGGTGACCACACAGTTGGCTCCACAGCACTCCGCGTGCGGTCCGCAGCCGTGGGTGCGCGGCTTCGGCAAGAAGATGGTGTTCCACCCGAATGCGGCGGGTAAGGCCGGCATCGCCGACCTGGTGGTCGCAGAACTGCGTCGCTGA
- a CDS encoding alpha/beta hydrolase: protein MSNRRTDLHPEVEAMLATLESGFPDVTAFPAAEVRAMIDARKAPLGTEPAMQTVTDLTIDGPDGDPLPLRVYTPHAAADRALPTIVFAHGGGFVFCGVDSHDEFARSLAENTGTVVVSVDYRLAPEHQAPAALEDMYAAVQWAAEHAGEYGGDPERIAVAGDSAGGLLSATVCLAARERGGSTIVAQILLYPVIDDDFDTESYRRYGEGYYNTTSAMRWYWDQYAPNNRDDMLVMPTKAESLAGLPPAVVVTAELDPPSVSGERYADRLRADGVEVYAHRLDGLFHGVLTFAKFPLTPQARATVWDLVAKVLPSA, encoded by the coding sequence ATGAGCAACCGTCGAACCGATCTGCACCCCGAGGTGGAAGCGATGCTCGCCACCCTCGAATCGGGGTTCCCCGACGTCACCGCGTTCCCCGCGGCGGAGGTGCGGGCCATGATCGACGCGCGCAAGGCGCCGCTCGGAACCGAGCCCGCGATGCAGACGGTGACCGACCTGACGATCGACGGGCCCGACGGCGATCCGCTGCCGCTGCGCGTCTACACCCCGCATGCGGCGGCCGATAGGGCGCTCCCGACCATCGTCTTCGCGCACGGCGGCGGCTTCGTCTTCTGCGGCGTCGACAGTCACGACGAGTTCGCGCGGTCGCTCGCCGAGAACACCGGCACCGTCGTCGTGTCGGTGGACTACCGACTGGCACCCGAGCACCAGGCACCGGCCGCGCTGGAGGACATGTACGCCGCCGTCCAGTGGGCGGCCGAGCATGCGGGCGAATACGGTGGTGATCCGGAGCGGATCGCCGTCGCGGGCGACAGCGCGGGCGGACTCCTCTCGGCGACGGTGTGCCTGGCGGCCCGCGAGCGAGGCGGCTCGACGATCGTCGCGCAGATCCTGCTGTACCCGGTGATCGACGACGACTTCGACACCGAGTCGTACCGCCGCTACGGCGAGGGCTACTACAACACCACGTCGGCGATGCGGTGGTACTGGGATCAGTACGCGCCGAACAATCGTGACGACATGCTGGTGATGCCGACGAAGGCGGAGTCTCTCGCCGGACTGCCGCCCGCCGTCGTCGTCACCGCCGAACTCGATCCGCCGAGCGTGTCCGGCGAACGCTACGCCGACCGGCTGCGCGCCGACGGCGTCGAGGTCTACGCGCACCGCCTGGACGGGCTGTTCCACGGGGTGCTCACCTTCGCGAAGTTCCCCCTGACCCCGCAGGCGCGGGCCACGGTGTGGGATCTCGTCGCGAAGGTGCTGCCCAGCGCGTAG
- a CDS encoding ATP-dependent Clp protease ATP-binding subunit: protein MFERFTDRARRVVVLAQEEARMLNHNYIGTEHILLGLIHEGEGVAAKALESLGISLEAVRSQVEEIIGQGQQAPSGHIPFTPRAKKVLELSLREALQLGHNYIGTEHILLGLIREGEGVAAQVLVKLGADLNKVRQQVIQLLSGYQGKEPAEAGTGARSSESGTPSTSLVLDQFGRNLTTAASEGKLDPVIGREKEVERIMQVLSRRTKNNPVLIGEPGVGKTAVVEGLAQAIVAGNVPETLKDKQLYTLDLGSLVAGSRYRGDFEERLKKVLKEINTRGDIILFIDELHQLVGAGAAEGAIDAASILKPKLARGELQTIGATTLDEYRKYIEKDAALERRFQPVQVGEPSVEHTIEILKGLRDRYEQHHKVSITDGALAAAATLADRYINDRFLPDKAIDLIDEAGARMRIRRMTAPPDLREFDDRIADARKEKESAIDAQDFEKAASLRDKEKQLVAERAEREKQWRAGDLDVVAEVNDEEIAEVLGNWTGIPVFKLTEEETTRLLRMEDELHKRIIGQKDAVAAVSRAIRRTRAGLKDPKRPSGSFIFAGPSGVGKTELSKALANFLFGEDDALIQIDMGEFHDRFTASRLFGAPPGYVGYDEGGQLTEKVRRKPFSVVLFDEIEKAHSEIYNTLLQVLEDGRLTDGQGRTVDFKNTVLIFTSNLGTADISKAVGMGFSKDDGRGSNYDRMKQKVNDELKKHFRPEFLNRIDDIIVFHQLTQDEIIQMVDLMIGRVEAQLKNKDMDLELTDKAKLLLAKRGFDPVLGARPLRRTIQREIEDQLSEKILFEEIKAGQIILIDVEGWDGEGVGEDAKFTFSGSERPRAVPDAPVELTKTSEGEAG, encoded by the coding sequence ATGTTCGAACGGTTCACCGACCGCGCACGCCGGGTTGTCGTCCTGGCGCAGGAAGAAGCGCGGATGCTCAACCACAACTACATCGGTACCGAGCACATCCTCCTGGGTCTCATCCACGAGGGTGAAGGTGTCGCCGCCAAGGCACTCGAATCACTCGGCATCTCGTTGGAGGCCGTCCGCAGTCAGGTCGAGGAGATCATCGGTCAGGGCCAGCAGGCGCCGTCCGGTCACATCCCCTTCACCCCGCGTGCCAAGAAAGTGCTGGAGCTGAGCCTCCGCGAGGCGCTGCAGCTGGGCCACAACTACATCGGCACCGAGCACATCCTGCTCGGCCTGATCCGCGAGGGTGAGGGCGTCGCCGCGCAGGTGCTGGTGAAGCTGGGCGCCGACCTGAACAAGGTCCGCCAGCAGGTCATCCAGCTGCTCTCGGGTTACCAGGGCAAGGAGCCTGCCGAGGCGGGCACCGGCGCGCGGTCGTCGGAGTCGGGCACCCCGTCGACGTCGCTGGTGCTGGACCAGTTCGGTCGTAACCTCACCACCGCCGCGAGCGAGGGCAAACTCGACCCCGTCATCGGGCGCGAGAAAGAGGTCGAGCGGATCATGCAGGTCCTCTCGCGTCGCACCAAGAACAATCCGGTCCTCATCGGCGAGCCCGGCGTCGGCAAGACCGCCGTCGTCGAAGGCCTGGCGCAGGCGATCGTCGCGGGCAACGTCCCGGAGACGCTCAAGGACAAGCAGCTGTACACCCTCGACCTCGGTTCGCTGGTCGCGGGCAGCCGCTACCGCGGTGACTTCGAGGAGCGCCTGAAGAAGGTCCTCAAGGAGATCAACACTCGCGGCGACATCATCCTGTTCATCGACGAGCTGCACCAGCTGGTCGGTGCCGGCGCTGCCGAGGGCGCGATCGACGCCGCCAGCATCCTGAAGCCGAAGCTGGCCCGCGGCGAGCTGCAGACCATCGGCGCCACCACTCTCGACGAGTACCGCAAGTACATCGAGAAGGATGCCGCGCTGGAGCGTCGTTTCCAGCCGGTCCAGGTCGGCGAGCCGTCGGTGGAGCACACCATCGAGATCCTCAAGGGTCTGCGCGACCGCTACGAGCAGCACCACAAGGTGTCCATCACCGACGGAGCCCTCGCTGCGGCGGCGACCCTCGCGGATCGCTACATCAACGACCGCTTCCTGCCGGACAAGGCCATCGACCTCATCGACGAGGCCGGCGCCCGCATGCGCATCCGTCGCATGACCGCCCCGCCAGACCTGCGCGAGTTCGACGATCGCATCGCCGACGCGCGCAAGGAGAAGGAGTCGGCGATCGACGCGCAGGACTTCGAGAAGGCCGCCAGCCTCCGCGACAAGGAGAAGCAGCTGGTCGCCGAGCGGGCTGAGCGGGAGAAGCAGTGGCGTGCGGGCGACCTCGACGTCGTCGCCGAGGTCAACGACGAGGAGATCGCCGAGGTCCTGGGCAACTGGACCGGCATCCCGGTCTTCAAGCTCACCGAGGAGGAGACCACCCGTCTGCTCCGCATGGAGGACGAGCTCCACAAGCGGATCATCGGGCAGAAGGACGCCGTCGCCGCCGTGTCGCGGGCGATCCGTCGTACGCGTGCGGGCCTCAAGGACCCGAAGCGTCCGTCGGGCTCGTTTATCTTCGCCGGCCCGTCGGGCGTCGGTAAGACCGAGCTGTCCAAGGCGCTCGCCAACTTCCTGTTCGGCGAGGACGACGCCCTGATCCAGATCGACATGGGCGAGTTCCACGACCGCTTCACCGCGTCGCGTCTGTTCGGTGCCCCTCCCGGCTACGTCGGCTACGACGAGGGCGGCCAGCTGACCGAGAAGGTCCGCCGCAAGCCGTTCTCCGTCGTCCTGTTCGACGAGATCGAGAAGGCGCACTCGGAGATCTACAACACCCTGTTGCAGGTCCTCGAAGACGGCCGCCTCACCGACGGTCAGGGTCGCACGGTGGACTTCAAGAACACCGTCTTGATCTTCACGTCCAACCTGGGCACCGCCGACATCTCGAAGGCCGTCGGCATGGGCTTCAGCAAGGACGACGGCCGCGGCTCCAACTACGACCGGATGAAGCAGAAGGTCAACGACGAGCTGAAGAAGCACTTCCGCCCCGAGTTCCTCAACCGCATCGATGACATCATCGTGTTCCATCAGCTGACGCAGGACGAGATCATCCAGATGGTCGACCTGATGATCGGTCGCGTGGAGGCGCAGCTGAAGAACAAGGACATGGATCTGGAGCTGACCGACAAGGCCAAGCTGCTGCTGGCCAAGCGTGGCTTCGATCCGGTGCTGGGCGCGCGTCCTCTGCGTCGCACCATCCAGCGCGAGATCGAGGACCAGCTCTCGGAGAAGATCCTCTTCGAGGAGATCAAGGCCGGTCAGATCATCCTGATCGACGTCGAGGGCTGGGACGGCGAAGGCGTGGGCGAGGACGCGAAGTTCACGTTCAGCGGTTCCGAGCGTCCGCGCGCGGTCCCCGACGCTCCGGTGGAGCTGACCAAGACCTCGGAGGGCGAGGCGGGCTGA
- a CDS encoding acyltransferase, with protein MVETQAKVEDAPERVTDAEDTRPTTGEAAPADPSAETPGDGAETSTEAPAAPAPKKKSGGHLYQIDFVRLFTFGGVILDHVILGLAPATAIVAEGVGLMLRYTRYCFFALTGFVLTYQYRNRELHAPTFWRRRYKLIGLPFLMWSLFYWLNRHYQRGGLDAIWGIFHDGASERLALKSLIYDLATGNAAYHLYFLSVSMQIYLVFPAVLWVIKRTWGYHRYILAASGIFHIWLLYHMVRPPLGFFDDPNDLPGLIWRYLGVTLFPYQFFILLGCLAAYHFDAFGALMRRYRAPLIGVSLVTIVLTLVYYVIKVNNVIIPVINKGPKAEEMFRATNVFMVHNAFMFVGIIIILYIAGTIWQEHRRPGSGADRVMQTAADRSFGIYLAHVIVLSSVLPLSRRHFDTVPLWFNLITTFLVTVAVTVFLVEVLRRSPISLVTTGRERIDWRIQRWGRASFVAALGGAVGFAIYEKVPDGAQLGFLIFGISALLMLSAVVVGVKQSNAAHDAKPVKA; from the coding sequence GTGGTAGAAACCCAAGCGAAGGTCGAGGACGCGCCGGAACGCGTGACCGACGCCGAAGACACCCGACCGACGACGGGAGAGGCTGCCCCCGCAGATCCCTCAGCGGAGACGCCGGGAGACGGAGCCGAGACCTCGACTGAAGCCCCTGCGGCTCCGGCACCGAAGAAGAAGTCCGGCGGGCACCTCTACCAGATCGACTTCGTCCGCCTGTTCACCTTCGGCGGCGTCATCCTCGACCACGTGATCCTGGGTCTGGCACCGGCCACCGCGATCGTCGCAGAGGGCGTCGGTCTCATGCTGCGCTACACGCGCTACTGCTTCTTCGCGCTCACCGGCTTCGTGCTGACCTACCAGTACCGCAACCGCGAACTGCACGCCCCGACCTTCTGGCGACGCCGATACAAGCTGATCGGCCTGCCGTTCCTGATGTGGTCGCTGTTCTACTGGCTCAACCGCCACTATCAGCGCGGCGGCCTCGACGCGATCTGGGGCATCTTCCACGACGGCGCCAGCGAGCGGTTGGCGTTGAAGAGCCTGATCTACGACCTCGCGACCGGCAACGCCGCCTACCACCTGTACTTCCTGTCGGTGAGCATGCAGATCTACCTGGTCTTCCCGGCCGTCCTGTGGGTCATCAAGCGGACCTGGGGCTACCACCGCTACATCCTGGCGGCGAGCGGAATCTTCCACATCTGGCTGCTGTACCACATGGTCCGACCGCCACTCGGATTCTTCGACGACCCGAATGACCTCCCCGGTCTCATCTGGCGCTACCTGGGCGTCACCCTGTTCCCGTACCAGTTCTTCATCCTGCTCGGCTGCCTCGCGGCCTACCACTTCGACGCCTTCGGCGCCCTGATGCGCCGCTACCGTGCACCGCTCATCGGCGTCTCGCTGGTCACGATCGTGCTCACCCTGGTCTACTACGTGATCAAGGTGAACAACGTCATCATCCCGGTCATCAACAAGGGCCCCAAGGCCGAGGAGATGTTCCGCGCCACCAACGTGTTCATGGTGCACAACGCCTTCATGTTCGTCGGAATCATCATCATCCTGTACATCGCAGGCACCATCTGGCAGGAGCACCGTCGACCGGGGTCGGGAGCCGACCGCGTGATGCAGACGGCTGCGGATCGCTCCTTCGGCATCTACCTGGCGCACGTGATCGTCCTGTCGTCGGTGCTGCCGCTCTCGCGCAGGCACTTCGACACCGTGCCGCTGTGGTTCAACCTGATCACCACCTTCCTGGTGACCGTCGCCGTCACGGTCTTCCTGGTGGAGGTCCTGCGGCGCAGCCCCATCAGCCTGGTCACCACCGGCCGCGAGCGCATCGACTGGCGCATCCAGCGCTGGGGCCGGGCGTCCTTCGTCGCCGCCCTGGGCGGTGCAGTCGGCTTCGCGATCTACGAGAAGGTGCCCGACGGCGCCCAGCTCGGCTTCCTGATCTTCGGAATCAGCGCCCTGCTGATGCTCTCGGCGGTCGTCGTCGGCGTCAAGCAGAGCAACGCCGCTCACGACGCGAAGCCCGTCAAGGCGTAG
- a CDS encoding LLM class flavin-dependent oxidoreductase, with amino-acid sequence MLSLAASSPVGFEALDRNWGIYEKVSAEHGHVADRSTWRVVNPMFLAETQADAERAVQRRIQSMAYYANRQNGRYPDWGETPKGVIDHWRNEGIGEFGQAIIGTPDQAIAQIERLIEKTGGFGTMLILHVDMADWEDTKRSFELFASEVIPHFRRRNVGRQASLQFAEDNREFLIGGLVNALQKASAEYADGEKARA; translated from the coding sequence ATGCTGTCGTTGGCGGCGAGCTCGCCGGTCGGATTCGAGGCGCTCGATCGGAACTGGGGGATCTACGAGAAGGTCTCGGCCGAGCACGGGCACGTCGCCGACCGCTCCACCTGGCGCGTGGTCAACCCGATGTTCCTCGCCGAGACGCAGGCCGACGCCGAACGCGCGGTCCAGCGACGCATCCAGTCGATGGCCTACTACGCGAATCGCCAGAACGGCCGCTACCCCGACTGGGGCGAGACCCCGAAGGGCGTCATCGACCACTGGCGCAACGAGGGGATCGGCGAGTTCGGTCAGGCCATCATCGGCACCCCGGACCAGGCGATCGCCCAGATCGAGCGCCTCATCGAGAAGACCGGCGGCTTCGGCACCATGCTGATCCTGCACGTCGACATGGCCGACTGGGAGGACACCAAGCGCAGCTTCGAACTGTTCGCGTCCGAGGTGATCCCTCACTTCCGACGTCGCAATGTCGGTCGACAGGCCAGCCTTCAGTTCGCCGAGGACAACCGGGAATTCTTGATCGGCGGCCTGGTCAACGCGCTCCAGAAGGCGAGCGCCGAGTACGCCGACGGCGAGAAGGCGAGGGCGTGA
- a CDS encoding DoxX family protein, with translation MNIALWIVAGVLAALFLMVGAAKAVKSKEQFLADPRMAWAENYPAGLITFIGVAEVLGAAGLILPGAFGIATPLVGIATIALAITMVGAIVVHVRRSEWQSVVMNAVLLALLVFVAVGRLGAYSF, from the coding sequence ATGAACATCGCACTGTGGATCGTGGCCGGCGTGCTGGCCGCCCTGTTCCTGATGGTCGGTGCCGCGAAGGCGGTCAAGTCGAAGGAGCAGTTCCTCGCCGACCCGCGCATGGCCTGGGCGGAGAATTATCCGGCTGGTCTGATCACCTTCATCGGCGTCGCCGAGGTACTCGGCGCAGCGGGTCTGATCCTGCCCGGCGCCTTCGGAATCGCCACCCCGCTGGTCGGCATCGCGACGATCGCGTTGGCGATCACGATGGTCGGCGCGATCGTCGTCCACGTGCGGCGCAGCGAGTGGCAGAGCGTCGTGATGAACGCGGTTCTGCTGGCGCTGCTGGTGTTCGTCGCCGTCGGTCGCCTGGGCGCCTACTCCTTCTAA
- a CDS encoding alpha/beta fold hydrolase, translating into MLLPEPRFVDTDGARIAVYEAIPTGVPNDVCVVLCHGFPELAASWHRQLQPIADAGFHVLAPDMSGYGLSTGPEDRTAYSIAENTADVAALVRDAGFEKAVVVGHDFGGMMSWWTPYLQPEVVAGVITLNTPFGYIRNDPLEKYAELYGPDNYVAYFQTDECEALMDADVARTVRFFFRRDTGQGTNLSRSGRHDPESMAYIHWLKDDEATWPGEVVMSDEEMAFYVDAYRRSGFGGGLNWYRSIQNNWRVHNRLFPDGRIPRQSIPALLIAARHDPVCAPQLTDDLLQYFDTFERRVLDTGHWTQLEDPDGTTALIVDWLTRHF; encoded by the coding sequence ATGCTGCTTCCCGAACCCCGATTCGTCGACACCGACGGTGCGCGGATCGCCGTCTACGAGGCGATTCCGACCGGCGTCCCCAACGACGTCTGCGTGGTCCTGTGCCACGGCTTCCCCGAGCTCGCCGCGAGCTGGCACCGCCAACTGCAGCCGATCGCCGACGCCGGCTTCCACGTGCTGGCACCCGACATGAGCGGCTACGGACTGTCCACCGGTCCCGAGGACCGCACCGCGTACAGCATCGCGGAGAACACCGCCGACGTCGCCGCGCTGGTCCGCGACGCCGGCTTCGAGAAGGCCGTGGTCGTCGGCCACGACTTCGGCGGAATGATGTCGTGGTGGACGCCCTACCTGCAACCGGAGGTGGTCGCCGGCGTCATCACGCTGAACACGCCGTTCGGCTACATCCGCAACGATCCGCTCGAGAAGTACGCGGAGCTCTACGGCCCGGACAACTACGTCGCGTACTTCCAGACCGACGAGTGCGAGGCGTTGATGGACGCGGACGTCGCGCGGACCGTCCGGTTCTTCTTCCGTCGCGACACCGGGCAGGGCACCAACCTCTCGAGATCGGGCCGACACGATCCGGAGTCGATGGCCTACATCCACTGGCTGAAGGACGACGAGGCCACCTGGCCCGGCGAGGTGGTCATGTCCGACGAGGAGATGGCGTTCTACGTCGACGCGTACCGACGGTCGGGCTTCGGCGGCGGACTCAACTGGTACCGGAGCATCCAGAACAACTGGCGCGTCCACAACCGACTGTTCCCCGACGGCCGGATCCCGCGCCAGTCGATACCCGCGCTGTTGATCGCGGCCCGCCACGATCCGGTTTGCGCACCGCAGCTGACGGACGATCTGCTGCAGTACTTCGACACCTTCGAGCGGCGGGTGCTCGACACCGGGCACTGGACGCAGCTGGAGGACCCGGACGGGACGACGGCCCTGATCGTCGACTGGCTGACACGTCACTTCTGA
- a CDS encoding zinc-binding dehydrogenase has protein sequence MRAVQFLDDEFALAEVADLPTLGPGQIRIDIHACGICGSDLSASKAPCRFVEVMHAARYPLAEFDPNRPIVLGHEYAGLVAETADDVTDLAVGDRVTGLGIVTDTSTGIPKIIGYSNSYHGGFGDQIVVDAVWVRHVPDGLSLEHAALAEPLHVGELHMQRSGLTSSDSALVIGCGTIGLGAIIAAKARGAHRVIASEPSPKRRELAKRMGADIVVDPTAEDPIDVWNRFVADGGDTLESGGGGTLIAYECSGRQGMIDTLLRTLPFDSRIQVLAAPFADETIVPVIGQLRRIAINFGHGPTERAYEIVLERLADGTVDADAIITGRVGLEGVADAFTALRSPDDHVKIMVLPRGTAH, from the coding sequence ATGCGCGCTGTGCAGTTCCTGGACGACGAGTTCGCCCTCGCCGAGGTCGCCGATCTCCCCACGCTGGGACCCGGACAGATCCGGATCGACATCCACGCCTGCGGCATCTGCGGCAGCGACCTGTCCGCGTCGAAGGCGCCGTGCCGGTTCGTGGAGGTGATGCACGCGGCCCGCTACCCGCTGGCGGAGTTCGACCCGAATCGGCCCATCGTCCTCGGTCACGAGTACGCCGGACTGGTCGCCGAGACGGCCGACGACGTGACCGACCTCGCGGTCGGCGACCGCGTGACCGGGCTCGGGATCGTCACCGACACCAGCACCGGGATCCCGAAGATCATCGGCTACTCCAACAGCTATCACGGCGGGTTCGGCGACCAGATCGTCGTCGACGCGGTGTGGGTGCGGCACGTCCCCGACGGCTTGTCGCTGGAGCACGCCGCACTGGCAGAGCCCCTGCACGTCGGCGAACTGCACATGCAGCGGTCCGGGTTGACCTCGTCCGACTCCGCCCTCGTCATCGGCTGCGGAACCATCGGGCTCGGCGCGATCATCGCCGCCAAGGCGCGGGGCGCGCATCGGGTGATCGCGTCCGAGCCGTCACCGAAGCGACGTGAACTCGCGAAGCGGATGGGTGCCGACATCGTCGTCGATCCGACGGCCGAGGATCCGATCGACGTGTGGAATCGCTTCGTCGCCGACGGCGGCGACACGCTGGAGAGCGGTGGCGGCGGGACCCTCATCGCCTATGAGTGCAGTGGCCGCCAGGGCATGATCGACACCCTGCTCCGGACCCTGCCGTTCGACTCCCGCATCCAGGTGCTGGCCGCGCCGTTCGCCGACGAGACCATCGTGCCGGTGATCGGACAGCTCCGTCGCATCGCCATCAACTTCGGACACGGGCCCACCGAACGCGCCTACGAGATCGTGCTGGAACGCCTGGCGGACGGCACCGTCGACGCCGACGCGATCATCACCGGCCGCGTCGGTCTGGAGGGCGTCGCCGACGCCTTCACCGCGCTCCGGAGCCCCGACGACCACGTCAAGATCATGGTCCTCCCGCGCGGCACGGCCCACTGA
- a CDS encoding Dabb family protein produces MSELLETRLLTTARADDAVAALRSATAGPTIVGPVLPGAINGGDVLVHARSHALPEASAADEWVRYRPGTAGLRRTPRPGNVYRTLLLGVRDDADDAAIARFERDTLTMPEHLPSILWWRLSRVESAHGPTPFTHVWEQVFSDPEGLRGQYMRHPVHWGLVDRWFDPEVPEHITLERLCHVACLLTDDRLDV; encoded by the coding sequence ATGTCTGAGCTGCTCGAAACGCGTCTGCTGACCACCGCCCGCGCCGACGATGCCGTCGCCGCACTGCGCTCGGCCACCGCGGGTCCGACGATCGTCGGACCGGTTCTGCCCGGTGCCATCAACGGCGGCGACGTCCTGGTGCACGCCCGCTCCCATGCGCTCCCAGAGGCGTCGGCCGCCGACGAGTGGGTCCGCTACCGGCCCGGGACGGCCGGTCTGCGGCGCACTCCGCGCCCGGGCAACGTCTACCGCACCCTGCTGCTCGGGGTACGCGATGACGCCGACGACGCGGCGATCGCCCGCTTCGAGCGGGACACCCTGACGATGCCCGAGCACCTCCCGTCGATCCTCTGGTGGCGGTTGAGCCGCGTCGAATCCGCGCACGGTCCCACTCCGTTCACACACGTGTGGGAGCAGGTGTTCTCCGATCCGGAGGGCCTGCGCGGCCAGTACATGCGCCATCCGGTGCACTGGGGTCTGGTGGATCGCTGGTTCGATCCCGAGGTCCCCGAGCACATCACGCTGGAACGGCTGTGCCACGTCGCCTGTCTGCTGACAGACGACCGGCTCGACGTCTGA